From a region of the Sesamum indicum cultivar Zhongzhi No. 13 linkage group LG3, S_indicum_v1.0, whole genome shotgun sequence genome:
- the LOC105158490 gene encoding uncharacterized protein LOC105158490, with the protein MNIDRSWMWRRLDDNGFLLDEFVTRVDQDFLNFAFNNPPFLNNGQIKCPCSKCGNTRFLNQSDAHLHIVKNGFTRGYNIWYAHGESLNTRDDVGGSSTAPHVETSRYRTMVMDAIGHEFSSDFTCAEQLPNPEAQKFFNLLKYADEPLWDGCKNHTKLSAVAQLLSIKSEYNLPEACYDRLVSTIKSMLPEDEKLPDNLERLQECPICYHPRYKPTKAGSRKKVPFKVLRYLPLIPKLKRLYASNYTCEHMTWHANNPSSQESMAHPSHGEAWKHFDRTHPSFASNARNVRLGLCTDGFSPFGNSSTPYSCWPVIIAVYNLPPWIDFPANAMVSGWSTHGLLACPYCMERTKSFRLRYGRKACWFDCHRQFLPPDHPYRRQVYKFRKGKCENDSPPMRLTGEDMRQRVDELPETIFGKPPGGTHPIDGFGRTHNWVKRSIFWELPYWHTNLIRHNLDVMHIEKKHL; encoded by the exons ATGAATATTGACCGTAGTTGGATGTGGAGGCGCTTGGATGATAATGGGTTTCTTTTAGATGAATTCGTAACAAGGGTTGATCAGGATTTCTTGAACTTTGCTTTTAATAACCCACCATTTCTGAATAATGGACAAATCAAATGTCCATGTTCTAAATGCGGCAACACAAGATTTTTGAATCAGAGTGATGCGCATTTACACATAGTAAAAAATGGATTTACTCGGGGTTATAACATCTGGTACGCACATGGTGAATCATTGAACACAAGAGATGATGTGGGGGGTTCTTCAACCGCTCCTCATGTAGAAACGTCTCGTTATAGAACAATGGTGATGGATGCAATAGGCCATGAGTTCAGCTCAGACTTCACGTGTGCTGAACAACTGCCTAATCCAGAAGCACAAAagttttttaacttattaaaatatgCTGACGAACCATTATGGGATGGCTGCAAAAATCACACAAAACTCTCTGCTGTGGCCCAACTATTAAGTATCAAATCAGAGTACAATTTACCTGAAGCTTGCTATGATCGACTTGTGTCAACAATCAAAAGCATGCTGCCTGAAGATGAAAAGTTGCCAGATAACTT AGAACGCCTTCAAGAATGCCCTATATGTTATCATCCTCGATATAAACCAACCAAGGCAGGATCACGGAAAAAAGTACCTTTCAAGGTGTTGCGTTATTTGCCTTTGATACCTAAGCTCAAAAGGCTATATGCATCTAACTACACCTGTGAGCACATGACATGGCATGCAAATAATCCTTCCAGCCAGGAAAGTATGGCACATCCATCTCATGGAGAGGCATGGAAACATTTCGATCGCACTCATCCGTCATTTGCCTCAAATGCACGAAATGTGCGCCTTGGGTTATGCACAGATGGTTTCAGTCCATTTGGGAATTCTAGTACTCCTTACAGTTGTTGGCCTGTTATTATTGCTGTATATAATCTTCCCCCATGGAT TGATTTCCCTGCAAATGCGATGGTATCTGGATGGAGCACTCATGGGTTGTTGGCATGTCCTTATTGTATGGAAAGGACAAAATCTTTCAGACTTCGTTATGGAAGGAAGGCATGTTGGTTTGATTGTCATCGTCAGTTTTTGCCTCCTGACCATCCTTATAGAAGACAAGTCTATAAGTTTCGGAAGGGAAAATGTGAAAATGATTCTCCACCTATGCGCTTAACTGGAGAAGACATGCGACAAAGGGTGGATGAGCTTCCTGAAACTATTTTTGGAAAACCACCAGGTGGTACACACCCAATTGATGGATTTGGTAGGACACATAATTGGGTTAAAAGGAGCATATTCTGGGAGTTACCATATTGGCACACAAATCTTATCCGACATAATCTGGATGTCATGCATATCGAAAAAAAACATCTTTGA
- the LOC105158158 gene encoding protein MICRORCHIDIA 7-like has translation MASNTKIHVKQELVDPNLVPRVKLKPDSTASAAVIELSSSDSDSDSSSSDYDSPTPSRSNSVKRKRRTTVEDFSALLPVGFLDPLPSKLTPSPLPLPSPPSDEACLPLPPAGVNAVVDASAKQFWKAGDYEGPPGGDWDSSNGGMDHVRVHPKFLHSNATSHKWVLGALAELLDNSLDEVCNGATFVNIDMVKSKKDGSKMLLIEDNGGGMDPDKMRQCMSLGYSAKSKLVDTIGQYGNGFKTSTMRLGADVIVFSRCCGKNGKRSTRSIGLLSYTFLRSTRKEDIVVPMLDYERRGQEWNRMVRSSAADWKLNVETIVQWSPFSSEADLLRQFDQMQDQGTRIIVYNLWEDDQGMLELDFDTDPHDIQIRGVNRDEKCIDMAKKYPNSKHFLTYRHSLRSYAAILYLRIPPNFRIILRGEDVEHHNIVNDMMMSQEITYRPQPGVDGIPKDSNMVAVVTVGFVKDAKAHIDVQGFNVYHKNRLIKPFWRVWHPPGSDGRGVIGVLEANFVEPAHDKQGFERTTVLARLETRLIQMQKTYWSSNCHKIGYAPRRNKKVNEREISPDSFTRSTELKKRNIASSDKGQTKLVDKGNNNGRLNGKGEAGTLRKRPSYREQSPSSSEDISYNDRQNRASKKQTNGSSSREFLGKDAQKLSGSRSREAPQNNPPAERPARTTRNSNLQENGFNCYESSPSSSSSHALTQLKEENLQLRERLKRKEEEIHGDLLLDLQKEKERCKSLEAQLQEATRKYDELSKEQESLIDIFSEERQRRDIEEENLRKKLKDASITIQQLLDKVRFLEKTITK, from the exons ATGGCCAGCAACACCAAAATCCATGTCAAGCAAGAGCTCGTGGACCCGAATCTGGTCCCCAGAGTCAAACTCAAACCTGATTCCACCGCCTCTGCTGCCGTAATCGAACTCTCGAGCTCCGACTCCGACTCCgattcttcttcttccgaTTATGATAGCCCCACCCCCAGCAGAAGTAATAGTGTGAAAAGGAAGAGAAGAACGACGGTGGAGGACTTTAGCGCGTTGTTGCCGGTGGGGTTTCTGGATCCCTTGCCGTCTAAACTGACGCCGTCGCCATTACCGTTGCCTTCGCCGCCGAGTGATGAGGCGTGCTTACCATTGCCGCCTGCGGGAGTGAACGCCGTTGTGGATGCTAGTGCAAAGCAGTTCTGGAAGGCGGGTGATTATGAGGGGCCGCCTGGTGGCGACTGGGATTCTTCTAATG GGGGCATGGACCATGTCAGAGTGCACCCCAAGTTTTTACACTCTAATGCTACCAGTCATAAGTGGGTTCTTGGAG CCTTAGCAGAGCTCTTGGATAACTCATTGGATGAG GTCTGCAACGGAGCAACTTTCGTGAATATAGATATGGTGAAAAGCAAGAAAGATGGGAGCAAGATGTTGCTGATAGAAG ATAATGGTGGCGGAATGGATCCGGATAAAATGCGTCAGTGCATGTCTCTTGGTTATTCTGCAAAGAGCAAACTTGTAGATACTATTGGGCAAT ATGGAAATGGCTTTAAGACAAGCACCATGAGACTTGGCGCTGATGTTATTGTTTTTTCTCGATGTTGTGGGAAGAATGGAAAAAG GTCAACACGAAGCATTGGATTGCTATCCTATACGTTTCTGAGAAGCACCAGAAAAGAAGATATCGTGGTTCCCATG CTTGATTATGAAAGAAGAGGACAAGAATGGAACCGGATGGTTCGATCCTCTGCTGCTGACTGGAAGCTAAATGTTGAGACGATAGTACAATGGTCTCCGTTTTCAAGTGAAGCAGATCTTCTTCGACAg TTTGATCAGATGCAAGATCAGGGTACTCGGATAATTGTATACAATCTTTGGGAAGATGACCAGGGCATGCTGGAGCTGGATTTTGACACTGATCCACAT GATATCCAAATCAGAGGTGTCAACAGAGATGAGAAGTGCATAGATATGGCAAAGAAGTATCCTAACTCCAAGCACTTTTTGACATATCGTCATTCATTGAGG AGTTATGCAGCTATTCTCTACCTCAGAATTCCTCCTAACTTTCGAATTATTTTGCGCGGTGAAGATGTTGAGCACCATAATATTGTGAATGATATGATGATGTCTCAGGAAATAACATATCGTCCTCAGCCAGGTGTTGATGGGATTCCAAAGGACTCAAAT ATGGTTGCTGTAGTTACTGTTGGGTTTGTGAAGGATGCAAAAGCTCACATTGATGTTCAGGGGTTCAATGTTTATCACAAAAATCGGCTTATCAag CCATTCTGGAGAGTTTGGCATCCTCCTGGTAGTGACGGTCGTGGGGTTATAG GTGTGCTTGAAGCCAATTTTGTGGAACCGGCTCATGATAAGCAAGGTTTTGAGCGGACTACTGTTCTTGCAAGACTCGAGACGCGATTGATACAAATGCAAAAGACATATTG GTCCTCAAACTGTCACAAGATTGGCTATGCTCCCCGACgcaataaaaaagttaatgaaAGAG aGATCTCCCCTGATTCTTTTACTAGAAGTACGGAGTTAAAGAAGAGAAATATTGCTTCAAGTGACAAGGGACAGACCAAGTTGGTGGACAAGGGCAATAACAACGGGCGTCTTAATGGGAAAGGGGAAGCTGGAACACTTAGAAAACGACCAAGTTATCGAGAGCAGTCCCCATCTTCTTCAGAAGATATAAGCTACAATGATAGGCAAAACCGTGCATCCAAAAAGCAGACAAATGGCTCATCTTCAAGGGAATTCTTGGGAAAAGATGCTCAGAAGCTATCAGGGTCGAGAAGTCGTGAAGCTCCACAAAATAACCCACCTGCTGAAAGGCCTGCCCGAACAACCAGAAATTCAAACCTACAG GAGAATGGCTTTAACTGCTATGAGTCATCACCATCAAGTTCCAGTTCTCATGCTTTAACTCAGTTGAAGGAAGAGAATCTCCAATTGAGGGAAAG ATTGAAGAGGAAAGAAGAGGAGATTCATGGTGATTTACTGCTTGATttacagaaagaaaaagaaagatgcaAGTCTCTCGAAGCTCAG TTGCAAGAGGCAACGCGGAAATATGACGAGCTTAGTAAAGAACAGGAGAGtttaatagatatattttcagaagAGAGGCA